A genomic segment from Streptosporangium roseum DSM 43021 encodes:
- a CDS encoding ABC transporter permease subunit: MSELFGYIVSGLVTGAVFAVMASGLTLSYSATGVFNFAHGAVGFLAALLFFELNAGLGLPAWAAGLVAVGLFSPLLGYVLHRAMFRGLAQAGETAQIVGTIGLTIALPALGLWIVDLTAEPFGLPRADATSLPHGLGPYPAVTFTFGGVHLDSDQLITFAFAVLAAAGLWAFMRHTPYGLRMRASVDRRRLATLRGIDADASSAMAWTLGSALAGLAGVLAVSTLGLDSTAFTVMLFVSATAAVFGRLRSIPWTFAAGLGLGVVQNLVAGYADFAEDVTGLRTAVPVILLFVGLILLNRSRERVAGSAAEDAPPPDYLADLPMWRRRLPWALGLAALLAWTLTRSADDFYVSVVAQGLVLGLIFCSFVVVTGIGGMVNLAQASFASMAALTCGWAFSSGLPLPVAILLGVLGATAVGVLVALPALRLGGRILTLATLALALLADQVLFQIDAFSNGTIGWPLPAIGLGFTDTTDPRVRVVLLLALIGLVGLLVRNLERSASGRAVLAVRSAPAAATTSGISAPRTKIMLFALASGIAGLGGVLFATFKGSVTATDLPAFAGFVWLAVVVLQGVRRIGGAVLGGLIAAVFPELLSGWHISAHVGAILFGLGGMILARHPDGVLAQMAESRHRRRAGRQRREGAAAIQREASAVAAPVTAAAADPRPEEGRPVPEALFRLENVVAGYGDVTVLRGVDLAVRPGEVVALLGANGAGKSTTCAVAAGDLPVTAGRVILDGVDVTSWPAHRRAGAGVLLAPEGRGVFPGLTVDENLRTWLADPGPVYERMPQLARRRGIAAGALSGGEQQLLTLAPALVRPPRVLIADEPSLGLAPLVAEQVFEVFAELRARGVALLLVEEKATSALRLADTVVFMRLGRATWTGPRAEVDGARLAAAYLGVS; this comes from the coding sequence ATGTCGGAGCTTTTCGGTTATATCGTCAGCGGCCTCGTCACCGGCGCCGTGTTCGCGGTCATGGCCTCCGGGCTGACCCTGTCCTACTCGGCCACGGGCGTGTTCAACTTCGCCCACGGCGCCGTCGGCTTCCTGGCCGCGCTGCTGTTCTTCGAACTCAACGCCGGGCTGGGGCTGCCCGCCTGGGCGGCCGGGCTGGTCGCGGTGGGCCTCTTCTCGCCGCTGCTCGGATACGTGCTGCACAGGGCCATGTTCCGCGGCCTGGCCCAGGCGGGGGAGACCGCGCAGATCGTCGGGACCATCGGCCTGACCATCGCGCTGCCCGCGCTCGGGCTCTGGATCGTGGACCTGACCGCCGAGCCGTTCGGGCTGCCGCGCGCCGACGCCACCTCCCTGCCGCACGGCCTCGGCCCCTACCCGGCGGTCACCTTCACCTTCGGCGGCGTCCACCTCGACTCCGACCAGCTCATCACCTTCGCCTTCGCGGTGCTGGCCGCCGCGGGGCTGTGGGCCTTCATGCGGCACACGCCGTACGGCCTGCGGATGCGCGCCTCGGTGGACCGCCGCAGGCTGGCCACCCTGCGCGGGATCGACGCCGACGCCTCCTCGGCCATGGCCTGGACGCTCGGCTCGGCGCTCGCCGGGCTCGCCGGGGTGCTGGCGGTCTCCACCCTGGGCCTGGACTCCACGGCGTTCACCGTGATGCTGTTCGTCTCGGCGACGGCCGCGGTGTTCGGCCGGTTGCGGTCGATCCCGTGGACGTTCGCGGCCGGCCTCGGGCTCGGCGTGGTGCAGAACCTGGTCGCCGGATACGCCGACTTCGCCGAGGACGTCACCGGGCTGCGCACCGCCGTCCCGGTGATCCTGCTGTTCGTGGGGCTGATCCTGCTCAACCGGTCCAGGGAGCGGGTCGCCGGGTCCGCCGCCGAGGACGCGCCGCCGCCCGATTACCTGGCCGACCTGCCGATGTGGCGGCGGCGCCTGCCATGGGCGCTCGGCCTGGCGGCCCTGCTCGCGTGGACCCTCACCCGGTCCGCCGACGACTTCTACGTGAGCGTGGTGGCCCAGGGGCTGGTCCTCGGGCTGATCTTCTGCTCGTTCGTGGTCGTCACCGGCATCGGCGGCATGGTCAACCTCGCGCAGGCGTCCTTCGCCTCGATGGCCGCCCTCACCTGTGGCTGGGCGTTCTCCTCCGGGCTGCCGTTGCCGGTGGCGATCCTGCTCGGCGTCCTGGGGGCGACCGCGGTGGGCGTGCTCGTCGCGCTGCCCGCGCTGCGGCTGGGCGGGCGGATCCTGACCCTGGCGACACTCGCCCTCGCCCTCCTCGCCGACCAGGTGCTGTTCCAGATCGACGCGTTCAGCAACGGCACGATCGGCTGGCCGCTGCCCGCGATCGGTCTGGGCTTCACCGACACCACCGACCCCCGGGTCCGGGTCGTGCTGCTGCTGGCCCTGATCGGGCTGGTCGGCCTGCTGGTGCGCAACCTGGAACGCTCGGCCTCCGGCCGGGCCGTCCTGGCCGTCCGCTCGGCTCCCGCCGCCGCGACCACCTCGGGCATCTCGGCCCCCCGCACCAAGATCATGCTGTTCGCGCTGGCATCCGGGATCGCCGGGCTGGGCGGCGTGCTGTTCGCGACCTTCAAGGGCTCGGTCACCGCCACCGACCTGCCCGCCTTCGCCGGCTTCGTCTGGCTGGCAGTGGTGGTCCTGCAGGGCGTCCGGCGGATCGGCGGCGCCGTGCTCGGCGGGTTGATCGCCGCGGTCTTCCCCGAACTGCTGTCCGGATGGCACATCTCGGCCCACGTCGGCGCCATCCTGTTCGGCCTCGGCGGCATGATCCTGGCCAGGCATCCGGACGGCGTGCTCGCCCAGATGGCCGAGAGCCGCCACCGCCGGCGCGCGGGCAGGCAGCGGCGCGAGGGGGCAGCCGCCATCCAGCGCGAGGCCTCGGCGGTCGCCGCACCCGTGACGGCCGCCGCTGCGGATCCCCGCCCGGAGGAGGGCCGGCCCGTGCCGGAGGCGCTGTTCCGGCTGGAGAACGTGGTGGCGGGATACGGCGACGTCACGGTGCTGCGGGGCGTGGACCTCGCGGTCCGGCCGGGCGAGGTGGTCGCGCTGCTCGGGGCGAACGGCGCGGGCAAGTCGACGACCTGCGCGGTGGCCGCCGGGGACCTGCCGGTGACGGCCGGCCGGGTGATCCTGGACGGGGTGGACGTCACCTCCTGGCCCGCGCACCGTCGCGCCGGGGCGGGCGTGCTGCTCGCCCCGGAGGGGCGCGGGGTGTTCCCGGGGCTGACCGTGGACGAGAACCTGCGCACCTGGCTCGCCGACCCCGGTCCCGTCTACGAGCGGATGCCCCAGCTCGCCCGTCGCAGGGGTATCGCGGCCGGCGCGCTGTCGGGCGGCGAGCAGCAGCTGCTCACGCTCGCTCCGGCGCTGGTCAGGCCGCCCCGGGTGCTGATCGCCGACGAGCCATCGCTCGGGCTGGCACCGCTCGTCGCGGAGCAGGTGTTCGAGGTCTTCGCCGAGCTCCGGGCGCGCGGTGTCGCGCTGCTCCTGGTGGAGGAGAAGGCCACCTCGGCCCTGCGACTCGCCGACACGGTCGTGTTCATGCGTCTGGGCCGGGCCACCTGGACCGGTCCCCGCGCGGAGGTGGACGGCGCCCGGCTCGCCGCCGCCTACCTGGGGGTCTCGTGA
- a CDS encoding MMPL family transporter: MSGLLGRLGSWCARHGRIVLALWVTAAVLLTAGSVVFAGPVSNNVTIPGTDAQRAHDLMRDGFGPGYDPGGTVQIVLYSPDGPLTSQRRVRAVHRAMDGIRRVPHVAEVQSPYRVGGLAPSMEIGLITVRLKGHDNGKLAETTRRLSEAAEPVRALGVEAVPADASTPADKEIKTGTSEIIGVVCALLVLLFAFGTLVAAMIPIFAALVSIATGLGVISLLGHVVDVPKQASIMATMIGLGVGIDYALFLLSRYRRLLADGLPVHDAVRRTVASSGGAVVFAGGTVIIALSALLLGGFPLLQTLGWITGISVVCAVLTSITLVPALLGLLGHRINALRLPFMGRRKTADEASGWSALGAWVAKRPWSVLVLSVAVLAALTAPALALKLGPLDDGYGDRDTAARRSYELMQAGFGPGINGPLVVVASLDEKVVDRDPAPAVLRLLKEKAGAVEGVAHVGEPVLNEGGTAVLVQAVTEYAPSDTRALEVVEDMRAIRVPGARVHVGGEVAAMSDASARIADRTPLVVGVVVLLSALLLLLAFRSPVVAIKAALMNLVSLGAAFGALSLVFSLGLGSGLVGMDPPVGADDSYLTTLFFTVPIDSYIPLMLFAVLFGLSMDYEVFLLTAVRQAYLRHGDNRRAVAEGLGTTGRVITSAALIMVAVFVAFIAYPDPMVKIFGVGLAVAVAVDATVIRGFLVPATMVLLGRFNWWCPGWLDRILPNLSIEGHEEESPAGEPRKELVVAGHG; the protein is encoded by the coding sequence ATGTCTGGCTTGCTGGGACGGCTGGGAAGCTGGTGCGCGAGGCACGGCAGGATCGTGCTGGCACTGTGGGTGACCGCCGCGGTGCTGCTGACCGCGGGGTCGGTCGTGTTCGCCGGTCCGGTGAGCAACAACGTGACCATACCCGGTACGGACGCGCAGCGGGCCCACGACCTGATGCGCGACGGCTTCGGCCCCGGCTACGACCCGGGGGGCACGGTCCAGATCGTGCTCTACTCCCCGGACGGCCCCCTCACCTCCCAGCGCCGGGTGCGCGCGGTCCACCGGGCGATGGACGGGATCCGCCGGGTCCCGCACGTGGCGGAGGTGCAGAGCCCCTACCGCGTCGGCGGCCTGGCGCCCAGCATGGAGATCGGCCTCATCACGGTCAGGCTCAAGGGCCACGACAACGGCAAGCTGGCCGAGACCACCCGCCGGCTCTCCGAGGCGGCCGAGCCCGTGCGTGCGCTCGGCGTGGAGGCGGTGCCCGCCGACGCGTCCACCCCGGCGGACAAGGAGATCAAGACCGGGACCAGCGAGATCATCGGCGTGGTCTGCGCGCTGCTGGTGCTGCTGTTCGCCTTCGGCACGCTGGTTGCCGCGATGATCCCGATCTTCGCGGCGCTGGTCAGCATCGCGACCGGCCTGGGGGTGATCAGCCTGCTCGGCCACGTCGTGGACGTCCCCAAGCAGGCCTCCATCATGGCGACGATGATCGGCCTCGGCGTCGGCATCGACTACGCGCTCTTCCTGCTCAGCAGGTACCGCAGGCTGCTGGCCGACGGGCTGCCGGTGCACGACGCGGTGCGCCGGACGGTCGCGAGTTCGGGCGGCGCGGTGGTGTTCGCCGGCGGCACGGTGATCATCGCGCTCAGCGCGCTGCTGCTCGGCGGCTTCCCTCTGCTGCAGACGCTCGGCTGGATCACCGGCATCTCGGTCGTCTGCGCGGTGCTCACCTCCATCACCCTCGTCCCCGCCCTGCTCGGCCTGCTCGGGCACCGGATCAACGCGCTGCGGCTGCCCTTCATGGGCCGGCGCAAGACGGCGGACGAGGCCTCGGGCTGGAGCGCCCTGGGGGCCTGGGTCGCGAAGCGGCCCTGGAGCGTGCTCGTGCTCAGCGTCGCCGTCCTCGCCGCGCTGACCGCGCCCGCCCTCGCGCTCAAGCTCGGCCCGCTGGACGACGGCTACGGTGACAGGGACACCGCGGCCCGCCGCTCCTACGAGCTCATGCAGGCCGGATTCGGGCCCGGGATCAACGGGCCGCTGGTCGTGGTCGCCTCCCTCGACGAGAAGGTCGTCGACCGCGACCCCGCGCCCGCCGTACTCCGGCTCCTGAAGGAGAAGGCCGGCGCGGTCGAGGGGGTGGCCCACGTCGGCGAGCCCGTGCTGAACGAGGGCGGCACCGCCGTGCTGGTCCAGGCCGTCACCGAGTACGCGCCCAGCGATACGCGGGCGCTGGAGGTGGTCGAGGACATGCGCGCGATCCGGGTGCCGGGAGCGCGGGTGCACGTGGGCGGCGAGGTGGCCGCCATGTCCGACGCGAGCGCCAGGATCGCCGACCGCACCCCGCTGGTCGTCGGCGTCGTGGTGCTGCTCAGCGCGTTGCTGCTGCTCCTGGCGTTCCGGTCGCCGGTGGTCGCCATCAAGGCCGCGCTGATGAACCTGGTCTCGCTCGGTGCCGCGTTCGGCGCGCTCTCGCTGGTCTTCTCCCTCGGCCTGGGCAGCGGGCTGGTCGGCATGGACCCGCCGGTGGGCGCGGACGACTCCTACCTGACCACGCTGTTCTTCACGGTGCCGATCGACAGCTACATCCCGCTGATGCTGTTCGCGGTGCTGTTCGGCCTGTCGATGGACTACGAGGTCTTCCTGCTCACCGCGGTACGGCAGGCGTATCTGAGGCACGGCGACAACCGCAGGGCGGTGGCCGAGGGGCTGGGCACGACCGGCCGGGTCATCACCTCCGCCGCCCTGATCATGGTCGCCGTCTTCGTCGCGTTCATCGCCTACCCCGATCCCATGGTCAAGATCTTCGGTGTCGGCCTGGCCGTGGCCGTGGCGGTGGACGCCACCGTCATCCGGGGCTTCCTGGTCCCGGCCACCATGGTCCTGCTCGGCAGGTTCAACTGGTGGTGCCCCGGGTGGCTGGACCGGATCCTGCCCAACCTCTCCATCGAGGGACACGAGGAGGAGTCCCCCGCCGGAGAGCCCCGCAAGGAGCTCGTCGTCGCCGGCCACGGCTGA
- a CDS encoding alcohol dehydrogenase catalytic domain-containing protein, translated as MLMRAAVLTEFGAALEIREVDIADPGPGEVRVRIKASGVCGSDIKALDGKSPVVRQLPFVLGHESAGIVESTGAGVTGVRPGDHVIIAMNGACGRCRNCGGGRFHLCGGPARTAAIMGTMRDGTTRIKVDGADAKTMIGIGSFAEYAVVNEPMCVKIDRRAPFDTMCLLACGVVTGVGAVLNVAGVTPGSSVLVVGCGGVGLNVVQGAALAGATTIIGADVAESKLKLAGEFGATHTILSTDLPRQVGEIVRGGVDYAFDVTGVPSVLGDAFASTQPGGTTVMVGSPPQGRPLTIEPGLLFASRRLMGTQGGDAAPLRDLPMLAEQYLRGRLDLDRLVSERVPLEDVNEAIRHVREGAVARSVIVFD; from the coding sequence ATGTTGATGCGTGCGGCCGTACTCACCGAGTTCGGGGCGGCGCTGGAGATCCGCGAGGTCGACATCGCCGATCCCGGGCCGGGCGAGGTCCGCGTCAGGATCAAGGCGTCCGGGGTGTGCGGCTCGGACATCAAGGCACTGGACGGCAAGAGCCCGGTGGTGCGGCAGCTCCCCTTCGTCCTCGGCCACGAGAGCGCGGGGATCGTGGAGAGCACGGGCGCGGGCGTGACCGGGGTCAGGCCGGGCGACCACGTGATCATCGCGATGAACGGCGCCTGCGGGCGCTGCCGCAACTGCGGTGGCGGCCGGTTCCACCTGTGCGGCGGGCCTGCCCGGACGGCCGCGATCATGGGCACGATGCGCGACGGGACCACCCGGATCAAGGTGGACGGCGCCGACGCCAAGACGATGATCGGCATCGGCTCGTTCGCCGAGTACGCCGTGGTCAACGAGCCGATGTGCGTGAAGATCGACCGGAGGGCGCCGTTCGACACCATGTGCCTGCTGGCCTGCGGGGTGGTCACCGGGGTCGGCGCGGTGCTGAACGTGGCCGGGGTGACGCCGGGCTCCAGCGTGCTGGTGGTCGGCTGCGGAGGTGTCGGGCTGAACGTGGTCCAGGGCGCCGCGCTCGCCGGCGCCACGACCATCATCGGCGCCGACGTGGCCGAGTCCAAGCTGAAGCTGGCCGGGGAGTTCGGCGCCACCCACACCATCCTCTCCACCGACCTGCCCCGGCAGGTGGGCGAGATCGTCCGGGGCGGCGTGGACTACGCCTTCGACGTCACCGGCGTGCCCAGCGTGCTCGGCGACGCCTTCGCCTCCACCCAGCCCGGCGGCACGACCGTGATGGTCGGCAGCCCGCCCCAGGGCCGGCCGCTCACCATCGAGCCCGGCCTGCTGTTCGCCTCCCGGCGCCTGATGGGCACCCAGGGCGGCGACGCCGCCCCGCTCCGCGACCTGCCCATGCTCGCCGAGCAGTACCTGCGCGGCCGTCTCGACCTCGACCGCCTGGTCAGCGAGCGCGTGCCGCTGGAGGACGTCAACGAGGCGATCCGCCACGTCCGCGAGGGCGCGGTGGCCCGCAGCGTGATCGTCTTCGACTGA
- a CDS encoding ABC transporter ATP-binding protein — translation MSAALAVEAVSVSFGGVHALTDVSFEVPEGQVCGVIGPNGAGKTTLFDVISGLRRPTSGSVSVAGRDTTGVPAVRRARDGLRRTFQRTQVFGRLTVADNVLAAIEWRGGGGGLPADLAGGRARRRLERERRERVDEVLALCGLTELRDAYAAALPVGRRRLVELARALADTPSLLLLDEPTSGLDADQAARLEEIIRALDTTVLLVEHDMGFVMNVCDRLVVLDLGKVIASGPPAEIGDDPVVRAAYLG, via the coding sequence ATGAGCGCAGCGTTGGCCGTCGAGGCCGTGTCGGTATCCTTCGGGGGCGTCCACGCGCTCACCGACGTCTCATTCGAGGTACCGGAAGGCCAGGTCTGCGGGGTGATCGGGCCCAACGGCGCGGGCAAGACCACGCTGTTCGACGTGATCTCCGGACTCCGCCGGCCGACCTCGGGCTCCGTCTCGGTGGCGGGCCGCGACACCACGGGCGTCCCGGCGGTACGGCGGGCACGCGACGGGCTGCGCCGTACCTTCCAGCGCACCCAGGTGTTCGGCCGGCTGACCGTGGCCGACAACGTGCTGGCCGCGATCGAGTGGCGGGGAGGGGGCGGGGGCCTTCCGGCCGACCTGGCCGGCGGACGGGCCCGCCGGAGGCTGGAGCGGGAACGCCGGGAACGCGTGGACGAGGTGCTCGCGCTGTGCGGGCTGACCGAGCTGCGCGACGCCTACGCGGCGGCCCTCCCCGTCGGCCGTCGCCGTCTCGTCGAGCTGGCCCGCGCCCTCGCCGACACCCCCTCGCTGCTCCTGCTCGACGAGCCGACCTCCGGCCTCGACGCCGACCAGGCCGCCCGCCTGGAGGAGATCATCAGGGCGCTGGACACCACGGTCCTGCTGGTCGAACACGACATGGGCTTCGTCATGAACGTCTGCGACCGCCTCGTCGTCCTCGACCTCGGCAAGGTCATCGCCTCGGGGCCGCCCGCCGAGATCGGCGACGACCCCGTGGTCCGCGCCGCCTACCTCGGGTGA
- a CDS encoding ABC transporter substrate-binding protein, with the protein MRRQAVRLIGLVSAAALVAGCAAAQKNGTGAPGEAAGAAGVTGTTVTVGGVLTKTSASGYSTKDAEIGARARFQRANEAGGVHGRRIEFAGAEDDNQDAAKGDAAAKKLVQRDKVFALVPVHAPNFGGATFLEQQGVPWFGWATGPQWCGTETGFGYNGCLAPKPGAGSQTWWGNQMAELIGGSAGKSVYVQTTDSSGSKYGGKTISQSFQAAGFTLAGLNSGLPAAAPPPDWLPYVNKIMTSDGGEAPDLVVSIIAGTKFNTGLYAALKKAGYKGLLSDATSYDAAILKDPATARALEGVIAAPMFEPFESQAPEIAQLKADVEKAAPGTALTQHLAIGYWAADIFLKVLEQTGRDLTRERFLATANGSFTYENAGFGRIQYPKDHTEPNGCGALVKLEGGAFKVAKNMKCFDNVPLK; encoded by the coding sequence ATGAGACGGCAGGCAGTGCGACTCATCGGCCTGGTGAGCGCGGCGGCGCTCGTCGCCGGCTGCGCGGCCGCACAGAAGAACGGCACGGGCGCCCCCGGCGAGGCCGCGGGGGCCGCCGGGGTGACCGGTACGACGGTCACCGTGGGCGGCGTGCTCACCAAGACCAGCGCGAGCGGCTACTCGACCAAGGACGCCGAGATCGGGGCCAGGGCCCGGTTCCAGCGGGCGAACGAGGCAGGCGGCGTGCACGGCCGCAGGATCGAGTTCGCCGGGGCGGAGGACGACAACCAGGACGCCGCCAAGGGGGACGCGGCGGCCAAGAAACTGGTCCAGAGGGACAAGGTCTTCGCGCTGGTGCCGGTACACGCGCCCAACTTCGGCGGCGCGACCTTCCTGGAGCAGCAGGGCGTGCCGTGGTTCGGCTGGGCGACGGGCCCGCAGTGGTGCGGTACGGAGACCGGCTTCGGCTACAACGGCTGCCTCGCCCCCAAGCCGGGCGCGGGCTCGCAGACCTGGTGGGGCAACCAGATGGCCGAGCTGATCGGCGGGTCCGCGGGCAAGAGCGTCTACGTCCAGACGACCGACTCCAGCGGCAGCAAGTACGGCGGCAAGACCATCTCCCAGTCCTTCCAGGCGGCGGGCTTCACGCTGGCGGGCCTCAACTCCGGGCTGCCCGCCGCCGCCCCGCCGCCGGACTGGCTGCCCTACGTCAACAAGATCATGACCTCGGACGGCGGCGAGGCCCCGGACCTGGTGGTCTCGATCATCGCCGGCACCAAGTTCAACACCGGCCTGTACGCCGCGCTGAAGAAGGCCGGATACAAGGGCCTGCTGTCCGACGCGACCAGCTACGACGCGGCCATCCTCAAGGACCCGGCCACCGCCCGGGCACTCGAAGGCGTGATCGCGGCCCCCATGTTCGAGCCCTTCGAGTCCCAGGCCCCGGAGATCGCCCAGCTCAAGGCGGACGTGGAGAAGGCGGCGCCGGGCACCGCGCTGACCCAGCACCTGGCCATCGGCTACTGGGCCGCGGACATCTTCCTCAAGGTGCTGGAACAGACGGGCAGGGACCTGACCAGGGAGAGGTTCCTGGCCACCGCCAACGGCTCGTTCACCTACGAGAACGCCGGATTCGGCAGGATCCAGTACCCCAAGGACCACACCGAACCCAACGGCTGCGGCGCCCTGGTCAAGCTTGAGGGCGGCGCGTTCAAGGTCGCCAAGAACATGAAGTGCTTCGACAACGTCCCGCTGAAATAG
- a CDS encoding TetR/AcrR family transcriptional regulator, whose product MTTLEHGYDTRSRILEAARQLFAERGYAATSLADIASAVGLTKTAVAYHFHPKDRLAAELIAPAAEDIVALFETGFDGEREFVEALVTFTVRHRAIVRLIMEDISGADDAPPGSPGEAIRAFRDAIYTRLASSDPDPGRRVRAWALLGALQSVVVKTIDLPEEVVREHLLTAASALYDLSA is encoded by the coding sequence ATGACCACACTTGAGCACGGCTACGACACGCGTAGCCGGATTCTTGAGGCCGCCCGCCAGCTCTTCGCCGAGCGCGGCTACGCCGCGACCTCGCTGGCCGACATCGCCTCGGCCGTCGGGCTGACGAAGACCGCCGTCGCCTACCACTTCCATCCGAAGGACCGGCTGGCCGCCGAGCTGATCGCCCCCGCCGCCGAGGACATCGTGGCCCTGTTCGAGACCGGCTTCGACGGCGAGCGCGAGTTCGTCGAGGCGCTGGTGACCTTCACGGTCCGGCACCGGGCCATCGTCCGCCTGATCATGGAGGACATCAGCGGCGCCGACGACGCCCCGCCCGGGTCCCCCGGCGAGGCCATCCGCGCCTTCCGGGACGCGATCTACACCCGCCTGGCCTCGTCGGACCCGGACCCCGGCCGGCGGGTGCGCGCCTGGGCACTCCTGGGCGCCCTGCAGAGCGTCGTGGTCAAGACGATCGACCTTCCGGAGGAGGTCGTCCGGGAGCACCTGCTCACCGCCGCCTCCGCCCTGTACGACCTCTCGGCCTGA
- a CDS encoding serine/threonine-protein kinase → MPHAQPLRTGDLDRLGEYVVVGRLGEGGQGVVYLGTHPATGSEPYAIKLLHGPLGEDEAVFLREVELAKQVARFCTAQVIEAGLAGDRPFIVSEYVDGPSLHREVRAGGPRGGGALERLAVGTATALAAIHRAGIVHRDFKPQNVLLGPDGPRVIDFGLARALDAGATQSGRGAGTPAYMAPEQVEGAEIRAAADVFSWGATVCFAANAQAPFGQDSIAAVLHRVLTAPPELGRLDGWLRELVAGCLEKDPRNRPTSRELLLTLLGDDDVRPAEPGSAPATGPVVPEVRAGPALSRSRPGRGPSWTSRPGRALSWTSAGPVPSGGSPPAPPFRDLGGAPDESTEARTRPGRAATRASVAVSGALLVSAAVLVAVLVPALSGNDEPVGPGRQGGAGRAAETPGARVESTPQPARAARPARHPAGTGVRSTSAPSPDPSTPPAVTGVAVPALAGLGRSEALNLLEEAGLAAGAITSVDSDLRVGQVLRSRPEARTVVARGTRVNLELSAGVAVPVLAGLHRRQAEAALARAGLVPGGITARCSAEPAGRVLASTPDAAERVSSGSAVALVVSRRGVEVPSVVGQREADARSALSGAGFAVRVRPRLVDDPSRSGVVLAQGGASGPCARPNAVVVITVGVEGQNGPGPGPDPDETTVPVDPTVTDGPGRARDVLSG, encoded by the coding sequence GTGCCGCATGCGCAGCCGCTCAGGACGGGGGACCTCGACAGGCTCGGCGAATACGTGGTCGTCGGCCGCCTGGGAGAGGGCGGTCAGGGGGTGGTCTATCTCGGAACGCACCCCGCGACCGGCTCCGAGCCCTATGCGATCAAGTTGCTGCACGGCCCGCTCGGGGAGGACGAGGCGGTCTTCCTCCGCGAGGTCGAGCTCGCCAAACAGGTCGCCCGCTTCTGCACCGCCCAGGTGATCGAAGCCGGGCTGGCGGGTGACCGCCCCTTCATCGTCAGCGAATACGTCGACGGTCCGTCGCTCCACCGCGAGGTCAGGGCCGGTGGACCTCGCGGCGGAGGCGCGCTGGAGCGCCTGGCCGTCGGCACGGCCACCGCGCTCGCGGCCATTCACCGGGCCGGGATCGTGCACCGCGACTTCAAGCCGCAGAACGTGCTGCTGGGCCCCGACGGGCCGAGGGTCATCGACTTCGGCCTGGCCAGGGCCCTGGACGCGGGAGCCACGCAGAGCGGGCGCGGCGCGGGCACGCCGGCCTACATGGCGCCCGAACAGGTGGAGGGGGCCGAGATCCGTGCCGCGGCCGACGTCTTCTCCTGGGGCGCCACGGTCTGCTTCGCCGCCAACGCCCAGGCGCCGTTCGGGCAGGACTCGATCGCGGCCGTGCTGCACCGCGTCCTCACCGCCCCACCGGAACTGGGCCGCCTCGACGGGTGGCTCCGCGAGCTGGTCGCCGGCTGCCTGGAGAAGGACCCCCGGAACCGCCCCACCAGCCGGGAACTGCTGCTCACACTGCTCGGAGACGATGACGTACGGCCCGCGGAACCGGGATCGGCGCCGGCCACGGGGCCGGTGGTGCCCGAGGTCCGGGCGGGGCCGGCCCTGTCCCGGTCCCGGCCGGGGCGAGGTCCGTCGTGGACCTCCCGGCCGGGGCGGGCCCTGTCATGGACCTCGGCGGGCCCGGTTCCGTCCGGCGGCTCCCCGCCCGCACCGCCCTTCCGCGACCTCGGCGGTGCGCCCGATGAGTCCACCGAGGCGCGGACCCGCCCGGGGCGGGCGGCGACCAGGGCCTCGGTCGCGGTGTCGGGGGCGCTGCTGGTGAGCGCGGCCGTGCTGGTCGCGGTGCTCGTCCCGGCACTGAGCGGGAACGACGAGCCGGTCGGTCCGGGCCGGCAGGGAGGGGCGGGAAGGGCGGCGGAGACGCCCGGCGCCCGGGTCGAGTCCACCCCGCAGCCGGCCAGGGCGGCCCGCCCGGCCAGGCACCCGGCGGGCACGGGCGTCAGAAGCACCTCCGCCCCGTCTCCTGATCCCTCGACGCCTCCGGCCGTCACCGGGGTCGCGGTGCCGGCGCTCGCCGGGCTGGGCCGTTCCGAGGCGCTGAACCTGCTCGAAGAGGCCGGCCTGGCCGCCGGAGCCATCACCTCGGTCGACTCCGACCTCCGGGTCGGGCAGGTGCTCAGGAGCCGGCCGGAGGCGCGGACCGTGGTCGCCAGGGGGACCAGGGTCAACCTGGAGCTCTCCGCGGGGGTCGCCGTGCCGGTGCTGGCCGGTCTTCACAGGCGGCAGGCCGAGGCGGCTCTCGCCCGGGCGGGGCTGGTCCCGGGTGGGATCACCGCGCGGTGTTCGGCTGAGCCGGCGGGCCGGGTCCTCGCCAGCACCCCCGACGCGGCCGAGCGCGTCTCCTCGGGCAGCGCGGTGGCACTCGTCGTGTCCAGGCGCGGGGTCGAGGTGCCCTCGGTCGTCGGTCAGCGGGAGGCGGACGCGCGGAGCGCGCTCAGCGGGGCGGGCTTCGCCGTACGGGTGCGCCCCCGGCTCGTCGACGACCCGTCGCGGTCCGGTGTGGTGCTGGCGCAGGGAGGGGCGTCCGGCCCGTGTGCCCGGCCGAACGCCGTGGTCGTGATCACGGTCGGTGTCGAGGGACAGAACGGCCCCGGCCCCGGCCCCGACCCCGACGAGACGACGGTCCCCGTGGACCCGACGGTCACGGACGGGCCCGGCCGTGCCAGGGACGTGCTGTCGGGCTGA